In Aptenodytes patagonicus chromosome 12, bAptPat1.pri.cur, whole genome shotgun sequence, a genomic segment contains:
- the G3BP1 gene encoding ras GTPase-activating protein-binding protein 1 isoform X2, with translation MVMEKPSPLLVGREFVRQYYTLLNQAPDYLHRFYGKNSSYVHGGLDSNGKPADAVYGQSDIHKKVLSLNFKDCHTKIRHVDAHATLNDGVVVQVMGELSNNMQPVRRFMQTFVLAPEGSVANKFYVHNDIFRYQDEVFGDSDTEPPEESEEEGEEPEERQQTPEAVPDDTGAYYEQAVSNDIEEHLEETAAEAEPEPEPEPEQEPEPEVQEEKSEPVLEESAPEETVEKSPSPAPADPAPAVQEDSRTFSWASVTSKNLPPSGAVPVSGIPPHVVKVPVSQPRPEAKPESQTPPQRPQRDQRVREQRTSIPPQRGPRPIREGEQGDVETRRIVRYPDSHQLFVGNLPHDVDKTELKDFFQSYGNVVELRINSGGKLPNFGFVVFDDPEPVQKILSSRPIMFRGEVRLNVEEKKTRAAREGDRRDNRPRGPGGTRGGLGGGIRGPPRGGMSQKPGFGAGRGIGQRQ, from the exons ATGGTGATGGAGAAGCCAAGTCCCCTGCTGGTCGGGCGGGAATTCGTGAGGCAGTACTATACTCTGCTGAACCAAGCACCTGACTATTTGCACAG GTTTTATGGAAAGAACTCTTCCTATGTCCATGGTGGCTTGGATTCCAATGGAAAACCAGCTGACGCAGTCTATGGGCAATCT GATATCCACAAGAAGGTGCTGTCATTAAACTTCAAGGATTGCCACACAAAGATTCGTCATGTGGATGCCCATGCTACTCTCAATGATGGTGTTGTAGTCCAGGTGATGGGAGAGCTCTCCAATAACATGCAGCCCGTGCGCAGATTCATGCAAACATTTGTACTTGCACCTGAG GGTTCTGTCGCAAACAAGTTTTATGTCCACAATGACATCTTCCGCTACCAAGATGAGGTTTTTGGGGACTCTGACACTGAGCCTCCAGAGG AatcagaggaggaaggggaggaaccTGAAGAAAGACAGCAGACACCTGAGGCTGTTCCTGATGATACTGGTGCTTATTATGAGCAGGCTGTCAG CAATGACATTGAGGAACATCTGGAAGAGACGGCTGCAGAGGCAGAGCCTGAGCCAGAGCCAGAACCTGAACAGGAGCCTGAACCAGaggtgcaggaagaaaaatctgaGCCGGTATTAGAGGAGTCAGCTCCAGAAGAGACTGTGGAAAAGagtccttctccagctcctgctgaTCCAGCTCCTGCAGTGCAAGAGGACTCCAGG acgtTTTCCTGGGCATCGGTAACCAGTAAGAACCTCCCTCCCAGTGGAGCTGTTCCAGTATCAGGAATACCACCTCATGTTGTGAAAGTACCGGTCTCGCAG CCCCGCCCTGAGGCAAAGCCTGAATCTCAGACCCCACCTCAGAGACCTCAGAGGGATCAGCGAGTGAGGGAGCAACGAACAAGCATCCCACCACAGAGGGGTCCTAGACCAA TTCGTGAGGGTGAACAAGGCGATGTGGAAACTAGACGGATTGTGAGATACCCAGACAGTCATCAGCTGTTTGTTGGGAACCTTCCCCATGATGTGGATAAAACTGAACTTAAAGACTTTTTCCAAA GCTATGGCAATGTTGTTGAACTCCGCATCAACAGTGGTGGAAAGCTTCCCAATTTTGGGTTTGTGGTGTTTGATGATCCTGAACCAGTTCAGAAGATCCTTAGCAGCAGG CCCATCATGTTCAGGGGAGAGGTGCGCCTGAAtgtggaggagaagaaaacacGAGCTGCCAGGGAGGGTGACCGCAGAGATAACAGACCACGTGGACCTGGAGGCACTCGtggggggctgggaggtgggaTTCGAGGGCCTCCACGTGGAGGAATGTCCCAGAAGCCAGGATTTGGAGCTGGAAGGGGGATCGGGCAACGCCAGTGA
- the G3BP1 gene encoding ras GTPase-activating protein-binding protein 1 isoform X1: MVMEKPSPLLVGREFVRQYYTLLNQAPDYLHRFYGKNSSYVHGGLDSNGKPADAVYGQSDIHKKVLSLNFKDCHTKIRHVDAHATLNDGVVVQVMGELSNNMQPVRRFMQTFVLAPEGSVANKFYVHNDIFRYQDEVFGDSDTEPPEESEEEGEEPEERQQTPEAVPDDTGAYYEQAVSNDIEEHLEETAAEAEPEPEPEPEQEPEPEVQEEKSEPVLEESAPEETVEKSPSPAPADPAPAVQEDSRTFSWASVTSKNLPPSGAVPVSGIPPHVVKVPVSQPRPEAKPESQTPPQRPQRDQRVREQRTSIPPQRGPRPIREGEQGDVETRRIVRYPDSHQLFVGNLPHDVDKTELKDFFQKLGFSLAGYGNVVELRINSGGKLPNFGFVVFDDPEPVQKILSSRPIMFRGEVRLNVEEKKTRAAREGDRRDNRPRGPGGTRGGLGGGIRGPPRGGMSQKPGFGAGRGIGQRQ, encoded by the exons ATGGTGATGGAGAAGCCAAGTCCCCTGCTGGTCGGGCGGGAATTCGTGAGGCAGTACTATACTCTGCTGAACCAAGCACCTGACTATTTGCACAG GTTTTATGGAAAGAACTCTTCCTATGTCCATGGTGGCTTGGATTCCAATGGAAAACCAGCTGACGCAGTCTATGGGCAATCT GATATCCACAAGAAGGTGCTGTCATTAAACTTCAAGGATTGCCACACAAAGATTCGTCATGTGGATGCCCATGCTACTCTCAATGATGGTGTTGTAGTCCAGGTGATGGGAGAGCTCTCCAATAACATGCAGCCCGTGCGCAGATTCATGCAAACATTTGTACTTGCACCTGAG GGTTCTGTCGCAAACAAGTTTTATGTCCACAATGACATCTTCCGCTACCAAGATGAGGTTTTTGGGGACTCTGACACTGAGCCTCCAGAGG AatcagaggaggaaggggaggaaccTGAAGAAAGACAGCAGACACCTGAGGCTGTTCCTGATGATACTGGTGCTTATTATGAGCAGGCTGTCAG CAATGACATTGAGGAACATCTGGAAGAGACGGCTGCAGAGGCAGAGCCTGAGCCAGAGCCAGAACCTGAACAGGAGCCTGAACCAGaggtgcaggaagaaaaatctgaGCCGGTATTAGAGGAGTCAGCTCCAGAAGAGACTGTGGAAAAGagtccttctccagctcctgctgaTCCAGCTCCTGCAGTGCAAGAGGACTCCAGG acgtTTTCCTGGGCATCGGTAACCAGTAAGAACCTCCCTCCCAGTGGAGCTGTTCCAGTATCAGGAATACCACCTCATGTTGTGAAAGTACCGGTCTCGCAG CCCCGCCCTGAGGCAAAGCCTGAATCTCAGACCCCACCTCAGAGACCTCAGAGGGATCAGCGAGTGAGGGAGCAACGAACAAGCATCCCACCACAGAGGGGTCCTAGACCAA TTCGTGAGGGTGAACAAGGCGATGTGGAAACTAGACGGATTGTGAGATACCCAGACAGTCATCAGCTGTTTGTTGGGAACCTTCCCCATGATGTGGATAAAACTGAACTTAAAGACTTTTTCCAAA AACTTGGCTTTTCTCTTGCAGGCTATGGCAATGTTGTTGAACTCCGCATCAACAGTGGTGGAAAGCTTCCCAATTTTGGGTTTGTGGTGTTTGATGATCCTGAACCAGTTCAGAAGATCCTTAGCAGCAGG CCCATCATGTTCAGGGGAGAGGTGCGCCTGAAtgtggaggagaagaaaacacGAGCTGCCAGGGAGGGTGACCGCAGAGATAACAGACCACGTGGACCTGGAGGCACTCGtggggggctgggaggtgggaTTCGAGGGCCTCCACGTGGAGGAATGTCCCAGAAGCCAGGATTTGGAGCTGGAAGGGGGATCGGGCAACGCCAGTGA